In a genomic window of Occallatibacter riparius:
- a CDS encoding proline--tRNA ligase: MHRWSKLFVPTLREAPADAEVASHKFLLRAGYIRQLGAGIYNYLFLGQRSINKIVAIVREEMDKIGQEFLLPAILPKEPWEESGRWTGMGDNMFRLKDRKGADLCLGMTHEEIMTTIARGELRSYKQLPQIWYQIQTKFRDEPRPKSGLLRVRQFIMKDSYSFDIDAAGLDKSFDKHDQVYRTIFTRCGLKFVSVEADSGAMGGSQSQEFMVYTDAGEDLIASCPKCGYAANVEKAISRLEPITEMEATGDGTPELVHTPGCAAISDVAAFFKISPASDIKCVAYMALYKDWQPVVVFLRGDHEVNETKLLSVLGARQLDFMGPDQLDLFLGAPAGYLGPVGGFNRIPMNEWESTRDEFQTGLMKDVNPMGEVIVVVDPGLEGRRNLVAGANKKGYHLRNVVPGRDFQWTLAADIRSVNEGEACPKDGCGGVLVVGKAVEIGHIFKLGYKYSESMGARVLDPNGKEVTPIMGSYGIGIERILTAAIEQSNDANGFCLPASIAPFTAVITITNIADAALRETGEKIAAVLDQAGIDVLLDDRDERAGVKFKDADLVGIPYRINVGKKTASGIVELVSRATSTSADVAIDQVLHELKARIAEENLL; encoded by the coding sequence ATGCATCGTTGGTCCAAGCTCTTTGTCCCCACGCTCCGCGAGGCCCCGGCAGACGCTGAAGTCGCCAGCCACAAGTTCCTGCTCCGCGCCGGCTACATCCGCCAGCTCGGCGCCGGAATCTACAACTATCTCTTCCTCGGCCAGCGCTCGATCAACAAGATCGTGGCCATCGTCCGCGAGGAGATGGACAAGATTGGCCAGGAGTTCCTTCTCCCCGCCATCCTGCCCAAGGAGCCTTGGGAAGAGTCCGGCCGCTGGACCGGCATGGGCGACAACATGTTCCGCCTCAAGGACCGCAAGGGCGCCGACCTCTGTCTGGGCATGACCCACGAAGAGATCATGACCACCATCGCCCGGGGCGAGCTGCGCAGCTACAAGCAGTTGCCGCAGATCTGGTATCAAATCCAGACCAAGTTCCGTGACGAGCCCCGCCCCAAGTCCGGCCTGCTGCGCGTGCGGCAGTTCATCATGAAGGACAGCTACTCCTTCGATATCGATGCTGCCGGACTCGACAAGTCCTTCGATAAGCACGACCAGGTCTACCGGACGATCTTCACGCGTTGCGGCCTCAAGTTCGTCTCGGTTGAAGCCGACTCCGGCGCCATGGGCGGCTCGCAGTCGCAGGAGTTCATGGTCTACACCGATGCGGGCGAAGACCTCATCGCCTCGTGTCCGAAATGCGGCTACGCGGCCAATGTCGAAAAGGCCATCTCCCGGCTCGAGCCCATCACTGAAATGGAAGCGACCGGCGACGGCACGCCTGAGCTGGTGCATACGCCCGGCTGCGCGGCTATCTCCGACGTTGCGGCGTTCTTCAAGATCTCGCCGGCGTCGGACATCAAGTGCGTGGCGTATATGGCGCTGTATAAGGACTGGCAGCCTGTCGTGGTGTTTTTGCGGGGTGACCACGAGGTAAATGAAACTAAGTTGCTCTCTGTCTTGGGAGCTCGGCAACTGGATTTCATGGGACCGGATCAACTGGACTTGTTCCTCGGCGCTCCTGCTGGCTATTTGGGGCCAGTCGGCGGTTTCAACCGAATCCCAATGAACGAATGGGAATCCACTCGCGATGAGTTCCAGACCGGCCTCATGAAGGATGTGAATCCCATGGGCGAAGTAATTGTGGTCGTAGATCCCGGGCTTGAGGGCCGCAGGAATCTAGTCGCGGGTGCTAATAAGAAGGGTTACCACCTGCGGAATGTCGTCCCCGGCCGCGATTTCCAGTGGACCCTCGCCGCCGATATCCGCAGCGTCAACGAAGGCGAAGCCTGCCCGAAGGATGGATGCGGCGGTGTGCTCGTCGTCGGCAAGGCCGTCGAAATCGGACACATCTTCAAGCTCGGCTACAAGTACTCTGAGTCGATGGGAGCGCGCGTTCTGGACCCCAACGGCAAGGAAGTCACGCCGATCATGGGCAGCTACGGCATCGGCATCGAGCGCATCCTCACCGCGGCCATCGAACAGTCCAATGATGCTAACGGCTTCTGCCTGCCGGCGAGCATCGCGCCCTTCACCGCCGTCATTACTATTACCAACATCGCTGACGCGGCCCTGCGCGAAACCGGCGAAAAGATCGCCGCCGTCCTCGACCAGGCCGGAATTGATGTCCTGCTCGATGACCGAGACGAGCGCGCCGGCGTCAAATTCAAAGACGCCGACCTGGTCGGAATCCCCTACCGCATCAACGTGGGCAAGAAGACCGCGAGCGGAATCGTGGAACTGGTCTCGCGCGCGACATCGACAAGCGCCGATGTGGCCATCGATCAGGTCTTGCACGAACTCAAGGCCCGCATCGCCGAGGAGAATCTGCTCTAG
- a CDS encoding polysaccharide deacetylase family protein, which yields MAAVLAAGVSAGAQQIAFTWDDVPVHGPLPAGETRVEIGKKLIATMQAEHMDDAYGFVNGVSMEREPASEPMMKDWRAAGFPLGNHAWSHMNLNTAKLEDWEADVLKNEPVLEKYAGSSDWHWLRYPYLAEGDTPEKRDAARKFLAEHHYKIAAVTMGFGDYTWNDPYARCVAKNDEAAIAQLESSYLDAAAQDVDFRRAMAKALFGHDIPYVLLMHVGAFDARMLPRLLKMYREKGFSFVTIEEAEKDPFYRSSLDPSLPAEPDSLEGAIAAKGLKMPERPKMSLDVNGMCK from the coding sequence TTGGCTGCGGTTCTCGCGGCTGGCGTTTCGGCAGGCGCGCAGCAGATTGCTTTTACGTGGGACGACGTTCCGGTGCATGGTCCTTTGCCAGCCGGGGAGACGCGCGTCGAGATCGGCAAGAAGCTGATTGCCACGATGCAGGCCGAGCACATGGACGACGCGTACGGCTTTGTGAACGGCGTGTCCATGGAGCGCGAGCCCGCGTCAGAGCCGATGATGAAGGACTGGCGGGCGGCCGGGTTTCCGCTGGGAAATCATGCGTGGTCACACATGAACCTGAATACCGCCAAGCTGGAGGACTGGGAAGCCGATGTGCTGAAGAACGAGCCAGTGCTTGAAAAGTATGCGGGCAGTTCGGATTGGCACTGGCTGCGATATCCGTACCTGGCCGAAGGGGACACGCCGGAAAAGCGGGACGCGGCGCGGAAATTTCTGGCCGAGCACCACTATAAGATCGCTGCGGTGACGATGGGCTTCGGCGACTACACCTGGAACGACCCATATGCGCGCTGCGTGGCGAAGAACGACGAGGCGGCGATTGCGCAGCTTGAGTCGAGCTATCTGGATGCGGCGGCGCAAGACGTGGATTTCCGGCGCGCGATGGCGAAGGCGCTGTTCGGGCACGATATTCCCTATGTGCTGCTGATGCACGTGGGGGCGTTCGACGCGCGTATGCTGCCGCGGCTATTGAAGATGTATCGCGAGAAGGGGTTCAGCTTCGTGACGATCGAAGAGGCGGAGAAGGATCCGTTCTATAGGAGCTCGCTCGATCCTTCCCTTCCCGCGGAGCCCGACAGCCTTGAAGGCGCAATCGCCGCGAAGGGATTGAAGATGCCGGAGCGGCCGAAGATGAGCCTCGATGTGAACGGGATGTGTAAATAG
- a CDS encoding TlpA family protein disulfide reductase, whose product MRRNTIVLGVTLFILATFAWAGWANWEYRQQQAEKTAAAGVQATLEKGETADAMFTSSPLLGKPAPEFKLDDLSGKPVTLADYKGKALLINFWATWCGPCKLETPWIVELRNQYADKGFEVLGIDSEGDDLKADDKDGLAKQKESVAKFVKQEKMPYPVLLNGDSIANQYGGLDAMPTSFWVDKNGKVVAAQMGITSKDDMEEKIKKALQ is encoded by the coding sequence GTGAGACGAAACACGATTGTGCTTGGCGTTACGCTGTTCATCCTGGCCACCTTTGCCTGGGCAGGCTGGGCCAACTGGGAGTACCGGCAGCAGCAGGCGGAGAAAACCGCCGCGGCTGGCGTGCAGGCCACGTTGGAGAAGGGCGAGACCGCCGATGCGATGTTTACCTCGTCGCCGCTGCTGGGCAAGCCGGCTCCGGAGTTCAAGCTGGATGACCTGAGTGGCAAGCCCGTGACCCTGGCGGACTACAAAGGCAAGGCGCTCCTGATCAACTTCTGGGCGACGTGGTGCGGGCCGTGCAAGCTGGAGACACCGTGGATTGTGGAGCTGCGCAACCAGTACGCCGATAAGGGGTTCGAGGTACTGGGGATCGACTCCGAGGGCGACGACCTGAAGGCCGATGACAAGGACGGGCTCGCAAAGCAGAAGGAGTCGGTGGCCAAGTTCGTGAAGCAGGAGAAGATGCCCTATCCCGTGCTGCTGAATGGCGATAGCATTGCCAATCAGTATGGCGGCCTGGATGCCATGCCGACCTCATTCTGGGTGGATAAGAACGGCAAGGTAGTGGCGGCGCAGATGGGGATCACGTCGAAAGACGATATGGAAGAGAAGATTAAGAAGGCGCTCCAGTAG
- a CDS encoding protein-disulfide reductase DsbD N-terminal domain-containing protein: MGLTRKATISIILGLSVLAPAQEPLWRDTKPAGAKLNAVKYLYPEQVTLPAGKPTAVELHFRIAQGLHINSHTPKEQFLIPTTFSLPDGAGVKLESAAYPEGHDYTLPADPATRLNVFSGEFAIQAKLTATRGDHLVEAKLRYQACDETQCMPPKTITVPIDIVAK; encoded by the coding sequence ATGGGTCTGACTAGAAAAGCCACCATCAGCATCATCCTCGGCCTGAGCGTTCTCGCACCGGCCCAGGAACCACTGTGGCGGGATACGAAGCCCGCCGGCGCCAAGCTGAACGCAGTCAAGTACCTCTACCCGGAGCAGGTCACGCTGCCGGCCGGGAAGCCCACGGCCGTTGAGTTGCACTTCCGGATCGCGCAGGGGCTGCATATCAACTCGCATACGCCGAAGGAACAGTTCCTGATTCCGACCACCTTCTCCCTGCCGGACGGGGCCGGGGTGAAGCTCGAGTCGGCTGCTTACCCTGAGGGGCACGACTATACCCTGCCAGCTGATCCTGCGACCAGGCTGAATGTGTTCAGCGGAGAGTTCGCCATTCAGGCGAAGCTGACGGCCACGCGGGGCGATCATCTCGTCGAGGCGAAGCTGCGGTACCAGGCGTGCGATGAGACGCAGTGCATGCCGCCGAAGACCATCACGGTTCCCATCGACATCGTCGCGAAATAG
- a CDS encoding SDR family NAD(P)-dependent oxidoreductase, whose product MASTDRTVLITGASSGFGLLTTITLARRGWHVLATMRDLNRRSHLEDAARGAGVLDQIEIHPLDVTHNDQIAAIASLVEQRQTSLHALINNAGFAAPGFADDVTDAELREQLDTNFFGAAAVTRAFLPQLRRQGFGRIVMVSSISGRLGFPGVGSYAAAKFALEGWTESLRYEMKPLGIQVALVEPGAFETDIWTRNAKLSARLLDPASPNAARVERWRARIEGQRKKADPQVVADTIARILDNPHPRLRYVVGADARMGLLLRKLLPAGVFERIILKNTGLDG is encoded by the coding sequence TTGGCTTCGACAGATCGCACCGTCCTCATCACCGGCGCATCCTCGGGCTTCGGCCTGCTGACCACGATCACTCTCGCGCGCCGCGGATGGCACGTCCTCGCCACCATGCGCGACCTCAACCGTCGCAGCCATCTCGAAGACGCCGCCCGCGGTGCCGGCGTCCTCGATCAGATCGAGATCCATCCGCTCGACGTCACCCACAACGACCAGATCGCCGCTATCGCCTCCCTGGTCGAGCAGCGCCAGACCTCCCTTCACGCACTTATAAACAACGCCGGGTTTGCCGCTCCTGGTTTTGCCGACGACGTCACCGACGCCGAACTCCGCGAGCAGCTCGACACCAACTTCTTCGGCGCCGCCGCTGTGACCCGCGCCTTTCTGCCCCAGCTCCGCCGCCAGGGCTTTGGGCGCATCGTCATGGTTTCGTCCATCTCCGGGCGCCTCGGCTTCCCCGGCGTCGGCAGCTACGCCGCCGCCAAGTTCGCCCTGGAAGGCTGGACCGAGTCGCTCCGCTACGAGATGAAGCCGCTCGGCATCCAGGTCGCACTCGTGGAGCCCGGCGCATTCGAAACCGACATCTGGACCCGCAACGCCAAGCTCTCCGCCCGCCTCCTCGACCCCGCCTCACCCAATGCAGCCCGCGTGGAACGCTGGCGCGCCCGCATCGAGGGGCAGCGCAAAAAGGCCGACCCTCAGGTGGTTGCCGACACCATTGCCCGCATCCTCGACAACCCGCATCCGCGCCTCCGCTACGTCGTCGGTGCCGACGCTAGAATGGGCCTTCTCCTCCGCAAACTCCTGCCCGCTGGGGTCTTCGAGCGCATCATCCTCAAGAACACTGGTCTTGACGGCTAG
- a CDS encoding KpsF/GutQ family sugar-phosphate isomerase, with amino-acid sequence MTPKQHADCPESEALTPAALVRTEAAALEALASRLEGPMASAFDRAVELILNCGTCNGRVVVTGMGKSGIIAQKIAATLSSTGSPALFLHPAEAVHGDLGVLMPGDVVIALSASGETEEILRLLATLKRKGDALISFCCNLSSTLATASDVVLDCGVEREACGMNLAPTASTTAMLALGDALAVAVSLRKGFRPEDFAELHPGGKLGKRLASVRDLMHAGEGIPVVSPATPMTDVIYEMSSKKLGMTTVQESGRLVGVISDGDLRRLLEHEGGAALSKTAGEAMNPHPRTIAVGELAARALSILEERKITSLIVVDQDQHVEGVLHLHDLWGMELI; translated from the coding sequence ATGACCCCCAAGCAGCACGCGGACTGCCCGGAGAGTGAGGCCCTTACGCCTGCGGCACTCGTGCGTACGGAAGCGGCTGCTCTTGAAGCCCTTGCCAGCCGTCTCGAGGGTCCCATGGCCTCCGCCTTTGACCGCGCCGTAGAACTCATCCTGAATTGCGGCACCTGCAACGGCCGCGTCGTTGTTACCGGTATGGGCAAAAGCGGCATTATTGCCCAGAAGATCGCGGCCACCCTCAGCTCCACCGGCTCGCCCGCCCTCTTTCTCCACCCCGCTGAAGCAGTTCACGGCGACCTAGGCGTGTTGATGCCGGGCGATGTCGTCATCGCCCTCTCTGCCAGTGGCGAAACCGAAGAGATTCTCCGTCTGCTCGCCACCCTCAAGCGCAAGGGCGATGCCCTCATCAGCTTCTGCTGCAATCTCAGCTCGACCCTGGCCACGGCCTCTGACGTTGTTCTCGACTGCGGCGTGGAGCGCGAAGCCTGCGGCATGAACCTGGCCCCCACGGCCTCCACCACAGCCATGCTGGCCTTGGGCGACGCCCTCGCCGTCGCTGTCAGCCTGCGCAAAGGCTTCCGTCCAGAAGACTTCGCCGAACTCCACCCCGGCGGCAAGCTGGGCAAGCGGCTCGCCAGCGTCCGCGACCTCATGCACGCCGGCGAAGGAATCCCAGTGGTATCGCCGGCCACACCCATGACGGATGTGATCTACGAGATGTCGTCGAAGAAGCTCGGCATGACCACTGTGCAGGAGAGCGGCCGTCTCGTCGGCGTCATCTCCGACGGCGACCTCCGCCGGCTCCTCGAGCACGAAGGGGGCGCAGCGCTTTCGAAGACCGCCGGCGAAGCCATGAACCCACACCCCCGCACGATTGCTGTCGGCGAACTAGCCGCCCGCGCCCTTTCTATTCTCGAAGAGCGCAAGATCACCAGCTTGATCGTTGTTGATCAGGATCAACACGTCGAAGGCGTGCTGCACCTCCACGATTTATGGGGTATGGAGTTGATCTGA
- a CDS encoding transglycosylase domain-containing protein — MPTNLRAGWASWLLRIVLIIVAAAAITFLSVGSYLYFKYGAIVDARLQHPVFANTAKIYAEPREVRPGQKVTVSLIGDELRQAGYTPKGAQKESLLGTYRQGGGSVSVYPGPQSYHAQDSATIHVSDGVVESITDDKGQPLASYELEPVLITGLSEDANRTKRRLVTYDQLPQNLVNAVLAIEDRRFFEHGGVNYTSMLGWAWHDLVGDRKHRGGASTVTMQLAKQLFVADTGTIKYKITQILVAFHLEHRFNKKQIFELYANQVPLGQRGSFAINGFGEAAHAYFGKDVHQLDLSECATLAGLIQSPSYLNPFRHGERAIDRRNLVLDSMVEIGAVTKDDAERAKAESLHLVPGSVDASEAPYFVDLVHDQLIQKLGERDANLEGLRIYTSLDPDLQRLATAAVDSTTHLIDEQVDKVHAKQRKLGQSYVYPQVALVALNPHTGQVLALVGGRSYGTSQVNHAVAHRPTGSIFKPFVYATAFTTAVEGTPLEGQDKLFSPVTILNDQQTTYEVGNQEYTPRNMHGEYHDAVTARYALQWSLNNATISLASMVGFDRVAALAREAGIKSARGTPSVAIGSYDATPLDMAGAYTVFANGGMHIDPWMVASVRTSTGDIVTDYTPTTKQVLDPRVSYLTTNMMEAVLNGGTAGRVRTTYGFRAPAAGKTGTSHDAWFAGFTSNLLCIVWVGNDDYTDIRMEGAHAAAPVWAEFMKKAVELPQYSDTKPFVAPTGVEVISLDKTTNLLADSACPDDYQAAFLSGTAPTDTCDHPPDHRNVFQKIFGLGTPKPGN; from the coding sequence ATGCCCACCAACCTTCGTGCCGGGTGGGCTTCCTGGCTGCTCCGGATCGTTCTTATCATCGTCGCCGCCGCGGCCATCACGTTCCTCAGCGTCGGCAGCTATCTCTATTTCAAATACGGCGCCATCGTCGACGCCCGCCTGCAGCATCCGGTGTTCGCGAACACTGCCAAGATTTATGCGGAGCCTCGCGAGGTCCGCCCCGGCCAGAAGGTCACCGTCAGCCTCATCGGGGACGAGCTGAGGCAGGCCGGCTATACACCTAAAGGCGCGCAGAAAGAATCTCTGCTCGGCACCTACCGCCAGGGCGGAGGCTCTGTCAGCGTCTATCCCGGCCCGCAGTCGTATCACGCGCAGGACTCGGCTACCATCCACGTCTCCGATGGCGTAGTCGAGTCCATCACGGATGACAAGGGCCAGCCCCTCGCCTCCTACGAACTCGAGCCCGTCCTCATCACAGGCCTCAGCGAAGACGCCAACCGCACCAAGCGCCGCCTCGTCACCTACGACCAGCTACCGCAGAATCTTGTCAACGCGGTCCTCGCCATTGAAGACCGCCGCTTCTTCGAGCATGGCGGCGTCAATTACACCAGCATGCTCGGCTGGGCGTGGCACGACCTTGTCGGCGACCGCAAGCATCGCGGCGGCGCCTCCACCGTCACCATGCAGCTCGCCAAGCAGCTTTTCGTCGCGGACACCGGCACCATCAAGTACAAGATCACACAGATCCTGGTCGCCTTTCACCTGGAGCATCGTTTCAATAAGAAGCAGATCTTCGAGCTCTACGCCAATCAGGTGCCCCTCGGCCAGCGCGGCAGCTTCGCCATCAACGGATTCGGCGAGGCCGCCCACGCCTACTTCGGCAAAGACGTCCACCAGCTCGACCTCTCGGAGTGCGCCACGCTCGCCGGCCTCATCCAGAGCCCCAGCTACCTCAACCCCTTCCGTCACGGCGAGCGCGCCATCGACCGCCGCAACCTCGTGCTTGATTCCATGGTTGAGATCGGCGCAGTCACCAAGGACGACGCCGAGCGCGCCAAGGCAGAGTCGCTCCATCTCGTACCCGGCAGCGTCGACGCCAGCGAGGCGCCCTACTTCGTCGACCTGGTGCACGATCAGCTGATTCAGAAACTCGGCGAGCGCGACGCCAACCTCGAAGGCTTGCGAATCTATACCTCGCTTGACCCCGACCTCCAGCGTCTGGCAACTGCCGCGGTCGACAGCACCACCCACCTCATCGACGAGCAGGTCGACAAGGTTCACGCCAAGCAGCGGAAGCTCGGCCAGTCTTACGTGTATCCGCAGGTGGCGCTGGTCGCCCTCAACCCGCATACCGGCCAGGTCCTCGCCCTCGTCGGCGGCCGCAGCTACGGCACCTCTCAGGTGAATCATGCCGTCGCTCACCGGCCCACCGGGTCCATATTCAAACCGTTTGTCTACGCAACCGCCTTCACCACCGCCGTTGAAGGCACCCCGCTCGAAGGACAGGACAAGCTCTTCTCGCCCGTCACCATCCTCAACGACCAGCAGACCACCTACGAAGTCGGCAACCAGGAATACACCCCGCGCAACATGCATGGCGAGTACCACGACGCCGTCACTGCGCGTTATGCCCTGCAGTGGTCGCTCAACAACGCCACCATCTCGCTCGCCTCCATGGTTGGGTTCGACCGCGTCGCCGCCCTTGCCCGTGAAGCCGGAATCAAGTCAGCCCGCGGCACGCCCTCCGTCGCCATCGGCTCTTATGACGCCACCCCGCTCGACATGGCCGGCGCGTACACCGTCTTCGCCAACGGCGGCATGCACATCGACCCCTGGATGGTCGCCAGCGTCCGTACCTCCACCGGCGACATCGTCACCGACTACACGCCCACCACCAAGCAGGTCCTCGACCCTCGGGTCTCCTACCTCACCACCAACATGATGGAAGCCGTGCTGAACGGCGGCACCGCCGGCCGCGTCCGCACCACCTACGGATTCCGCGCCCCCGCCGCCGGCAAGACCGGCACTTCCCACGACGCATGGTTCGCCGGATTCACCTCGAACCTGCTCTGCATCGTGTGGGTCGGCAACGACGACTACACCGACATCAGGATGGAAGGCGCGCACGCTGCTGCGCCCGTGTGGGCCGAGTTCATGAAGAAGGCCGTCGAGCTTCCGCAGTACTCCGACACCAAGCCCTTCGTGGCTCCTACAGGCGTTGAAGTCATCAGCCTCGACAAGACCACCAATCTGCTTGCCGACTCCGCCTGCCCCGACGATTACCAGGCCGCCTTCCTCAGTGGCACCGCCCCCACTGATACCTGCGACCACCCGCCCGACCACCGCAATGTCTTTCAGAAGATATTCGGGCTCGGCACCCCCAAACCCGGCAACTGA
- a CDS encoding response regulator yields MPVHKPMRVLILDDEKVIADTLCMVLNQSGYEARPAYDHASAMATAREFEPDVLITGFNNGCEENGCETAAELLTFLPHCYVFIFSGSASTAPVLEEFWQLGYRFDVLAKPVHPQDLLNQMRKCEAADGNVSMAPRPMRVLILDDDKSTVDSLCMILKQNGYETRGVRRHDEAIATARAFEPDVLLSGFENGCDQNGCETAAEVLRFLPECRVIIFSGSAAGAPAIEEFWARGYKFDVFAKPLHPEDLINRLKEYERADRGAVPELFPCTPDVRREDRSWWDRLQDWAGRRS; encoded by the coding sequence ATGCCGGTGCACAAGCCCATGCGCGTGTTGATCCTGGACGATGAGAAGGTCATCGCCGATACGCTGTGCATGGTGCTGAACCAGAGCGGCTACGAGGCGCGGCCTGCGTACGACCATGCTTCCGCGATGGCGACGGCGCGGGAGTTCGAGCCGGATGTGCTGATCACGGGCTTCAACAATGGCTGCGAAGAGAATGGGTGCGAGACAGCGGCCGAGTTGCTGACATTCCTGCCCCATTGCTACGTGTTTATCTTCTCGGGGAGTGCCTCGACTGCGCCCGTGCTCGAGGAGTTCTGGCAGCTCGGGTACAGGTTCGACGTTCTCGCCAAGCCGGTGCATCCGCAGGATTTATTGAACCAGATGCGGAAGTGCGAGGCGGCGGATGGAAACGTGAGCATGGCGCCAAGGCCCATGCGCGTTTTGATTCTGGACGACGATAAGAGCACCGTCGATTCGCTGTGCATGATTCTGAAGCAGAACGGCTACGAAACAAGGGGCGTAAGAAGGCACGACGAGGCGATCGCGACGGCACGTGCGTTTGAGCCGGACGTGCTGCTGTCCGGCTTCGAAAACGGCTGCGACCAGAACGGCTGCGAGACGGCAGCCGAGGTGCTCAGGTTTCTGCCGGAGTGCCGTGTGATTATCTTCTCAGGGAGCGCGGCGGGAGCTCCGGCGATCGAGGAGTTCTGGGCGCGCGGCTACAAGTTCGATGTGTTCGCAAAGCCGCTGCATCCGGAAGATCTGATCAACCGGTTGAAGGAGTATGAGAGGGCAGATCGCGGCGCCGTGCCTGAGTTGTTCCCCTGCACCCCGGACGTGCGGCGAGAAGATCGATCGTGGTGGGATCGGCTTCAGGATTGGGCGGGGCGGAGGTCGTAG
- a CDS encoding GNAT family N-acetyltransferase has product MDRRAGEKKNTMSRMEITEEGQTAWLEFELDGAGWMTIWHTEVPEALRGRGLATELVKSAFEYAKANELRVDVICPIALSYLQQHPELRQSLKFRG; this is encoded by the coding sequence ATGGATAGAAGAGCGGGTGAGAAGAAGAACACGATGAGCCGTATGGAGATTACGGAAGAGGGGCAGACGGCTTGGCTCGAGTTCGAGTTGGATGGGGCGGGGTGGATGACGATCTGGCATACCGAAGTGCCGGAGGCGCTGCGGGGGCGCGGGCTGGCAACGGAGCTGGTCAAGTCGGCCTTTGAATATGCGAAGGCGAATGAGTTGCGGGTAGATGTGATTTGCCCGATCGCGCTGAGCTATCTGCAACAGCATCCGGAGTTGCGGCAGAGCTTGAAGTTCAGGGGTTAG
- a CDS encoding alkaline phosphatase family protein, whose translation MDGPPTMPFKALCFALSILFAGFTGYATAQSVPRSSHVWMITEENHSYEDVIGNPDMPYYNQLARQYGLATQFYANQHSSLPALMWLVAGAAVEPNNDTTSCQHSHDNIVRELLNSGYTWRSYQENLPYAGFQGLYSSDYLYYRRHNPLIDFTDVCPGTGQEKNSVPYSQMTADWADNTDVNYAYITPDTDEDAHNGTLAGADQWLQANVPAILARPEFQPGGDGILFIVWDEGTLYTDDRCSATVPIGCGGRTATLVIGPAVKSGYKSTTLYHNENVLKTVCVAMGLSTCPGAAQDAAPMADFFSTSSTPAATEGVLISSPGNGATVTGQVHLIASASESQTVSQTQVWDNGSKLGVYGPQIDQIYNLAPGTHTTTVTDLDSNYNVIHKASVTYTVAALTNGVQIIAPTPGENLGIATVNVVAHATESVPVSQMQVWDNGTKLGHYAGTDVNQYYSLAPGSHAVTVLDLDNNWNVLHKTTVFYSVQ comes from the coding sequence ATGGATGGTCCCCCCACCATGCCGTTTAAAGCCCTCTGCTTCGCCCTGTCCATTTTGTTCGCCGGATTCACCGGATACGCAACCGCTCAGTCCGTTCCCCGTTCCTCGCACGTTTGGATGATCACTGAAGAAAACCACAGCTATGAAGACGTAATCGGCAATCCAGACATGCCTTACTACAACCAGCTAGCGCGGCAATACGGCCTCGCAACCCAGTTCTACGCCAACCAGCACAGCTCCCTGCCCGCCCTCATGTGGCTTGTGGCCGGTGCCGCGGTCGAACCCAACAACGACACCACCTCCTGCCAGCACTCGCACGACAACATCGTCCGCGAACTGCTGAACTCCGGTTACACGTGGCGCTCCTACCAGGAAAACCTCCCCTACGCGGGCTTCCAGGGGCTCTACAGTTCCGACTATCTCTACTACCGGCGTCACAACCCGCTCATCGACTTCACCGACGTCTGCCCCGGCACCGGCCAGGAGAAGAACTCCGTTCCTTACTCCCAGATGACCGCTGACTGGGCCGACAATACGGACGTCAACTATGCCTACATCACCCCTGACACAGACGAAGACGCCCACAACGGCACCCTCGCCGGCGCCGATCAGTGGCTCCAGGCCAACGTTCCCGCCATACTCGCCCGCCCCGAGTTCCAGCCCGGCGGCGATGGCATCCTCTTCATCGTCTGGGACGAGGGCACGCTCTACACCGATGATCGCTGCTCAGCCACCGTCCCCATCGGCTGCGGAGGCCGCACCGCTACCCTCGTGATCGGTCCGGCCGTGAAGTCCGGCTACAAATCAACCACGCTTTATCACAACGAGAACGTCCTCAAGACCGTCTGTGTCGCCATGGGACTCTCCACCTGCCCCGGAGCCGCCCAGGACGCTGCCCCCATGGCCGATTTCTTCTCGACGAGTTCCACCCCTGCCGCCACCGAGGGCGTACTCATCTCCAGCCCCGGCAACGGAGCCACCGTCACCGGCCAGGTCCACCTGATCGCCAGCGCCTCCGAGAGCCAGACAGTCTCCCAAACCCAGGTCTGGGACAACGGTTCCAAGCTTGGCGTCTATGGGCCGCAGATTGATCAGATCTATAACCTGGCTCCCGGCACGCACACCACCACCGTCACTGACCTCGACTCAAACTACAACGTGATTCACAAGGCATCGGTCACCTATACCGTCGCGGCTCTCACCAACGGGGTCCAGATCATTGCGCCCACTCCGGGCGAGAACCTCGGCATAGCCACGGTCAACGTGGTCGCCCACGCCACCGAGTCGGTCCCCGTGAGCCAGATGCAGGTTTGGGACAACGGCACGAAGCTCGGCCACTACGCCGGCACCGACGTCAATCAGTACTACTCCCTGGCGCCCGGCTCCCACGCCGTCACCGTTCTCGACCTCGACAACAACTGGAATGTCCTCCACAAAACCACTGTCTTCTACTCGGTCCAATAG